The following coding sequences are from one Longimicrobiaceae bacterium window:
- a CDS encoding type II toxin-antitoxin system death-on-curing family toxin — protein sequence MIPEPKWISLKTLQLLHEQQLERFGGRPGILDRGVVESALNRPRNRYLYGGDEVDLAELAAAYLYAFAQSQGFADGNKRTAVAAMLVFLAINGHPLHVPGVELYQVTMAVADEKVRMTEAAVAAWLREHI from the coding sequence GTGATCCCCGAGCCCAAATGGATCAGCCTCAAAACGCTCCAGCTGCTCCACGAGCAGCAGCTGGAGCGTTTTGGCGGGCGTCCCGGCATCCTCGACCGGGGCGTCGTGGAATCCGCGCTGAACCGCCCGAGAAACCGGTACCTCTACGGTGGGGACGAGGTCGATCTCGCCGAGCTCGCCGCGGCGTACCTGTACGCCTTCGCGCAGTCGCAGGGGTTCGCGGATGGGAACAAGCGGACGGCGGTGGCCGCGATGCTCGTCTTCCTCGCGATCAACGGCCACCCGCTTCACGTCCCCGGAGTCGAGCTCTACCAGGTCACGATGGCGGTTGCGGACGAGAAGGTCCGCATGACCGAGGCAGCCGTAGCCGCCTGGCTGCGGGAACACATCTGA